Part of the Mycoplasmopsis columboralis genome, AGCCTTTTTACAAGGAGTACTCGGAATTTATACAGGTACTGCATTTGGTTATTTTTACCAAGGTAAAACTTCAAAGATATCATTTTGAATCATTGGAACAATAATGATAATTCCATTTTTATTTTTAAGCATTTTGCTTTTTAATTTAACTGGTTATTCATTTGTTAAAGCCATTCTAATTTTGAGTTTTATTGGTTTTTTTGCTATTTTTTACTTTAGCTACACTCATACTGTTGCTTTAATGCAAAAAGAATATATTATTGCTTATAAAGTTCTTGGTTTAAGGCCTTATAAAATTATTTGAAGAATGTGCAAAATAAATTTGTTTAACACTTTACCGCTAATAGCCGAACAAATGTCATTAGGACTAATATCGCTTGCTGCTTTATCATTTTTTAACATTGATGGCATCTATTTATTTGCCAATATTGGTAATTTATACAAACAATTAATTGATAACCCAAATAATGTCGCTTTATTTATTGTTACATTTGTTTTATCAATTATATTAATTATCTTAATTAAGAGTTTAGCTTATAAAATTGCACAGATTTTTTGAAGAAGATAGGAAAAAATGAAAATAAAAAGAATTTGGTTTGCTTTACCTTTAGTTGGTCTAAGTTCACTTGCAACAATTGCATGTGTTTCTCCTAGTTCAATTAAAACACCAACACATTATGTAAAAACTTTCAATTATGCCAACACTTACGCTGATGGCGTTTTTCCCATTTTTGAAAATCGAAAATATCAAAACGAAATTGAAAAAAATCTCTTCGCTCCTTTAATTAAATACACTAGTTTTGATGATTTGCTAACCGATAAGGTCAATAACTTAATTGTCCAATCTTCTAAGACTTATTTGTCGTTTTATTTGGCAAAAAGTTTAAAAGTATATTTTGATAACAAAAATACTCTGACATATAATAATGATAATTACAAAGATAATAGTTTGTTTGCTCAAAAGTATCTAGAGATTTTACACTCTAATGATGTTACCTCAATTAATCATAAGGATTTTTTTGATAATTTAAATAAAGCGTGAAAGATCGAATTTGAATTAAAAGATAATCTTTATTATTCAAATTACCAAGGGGCAAAAACTCAAATCGCTTTTAAGGTTCAAGACTTATTAAGCAGAGTAACTGCTAGTGATGTTGCTTATTTTCAAAACAATTATGGTGTTGAATTAAAAATTGAAAATAATAAATTTGTAATTTATTCAACCAAACATAAATTAAGTGAATTTTTTGAAAACGAATTAATGAAAAATTTAATTTTTAACCCTTCTCCTGAAAATATAGTTAATAAAAATTACCAAAACTCCCTTTATTTGTCCAAATATGTTCCATTAAAAAATC contains:
- a CDS encoding ABC transporter permease subunit is translated as MNKQFHFVPTQNIPKANNEQSPHLPLWKQFFHNKFNLFIVICLLLIIFVLLAGSIFYKNSSYNPEYNSFLTNNLPSSLSPIVSRSYDKGPITDYLFYLNDHKVINLIDVQNYQSTYTITYNPYDVIYATTKIKLHYILGTNHNGVDNLAILFNSFSQTFAILFIAAFLQGVLGIYTGTAFGYFYQGKTSKISFWIIGTIMIIPFLFLSILLFNLTGYSFVKAILILSFIGFFAIFYFSYTHTVALMQKEYIIAYKVLGLRPYKIIWRMCKINLFNTLPLIAEQMSLGLISLAALSFFNIDGIYLFANIGNLYKQLIDNPNNVALFIVTFVLSIILIILIKSLAYKIAQIFWRR